The Acinetobacter pittii genome contains a region encoding:
- the kdpE gene encoding response regulator, with protein sequence MISSETSPVETRIVIIDDEPQIRKFLDIALRTQKYKTTLCETGYKGLEALATQGADLVILDLGLPDLDGKEVLQELRSWSNVPVIVLSVRADEYEKVALLDAGANDYMTKPFSVQELLARIRVILRNQPIQQEAHVYDDGYLKVDVMQRLVWIEQQPITLTRKEFQLLTLLMRYQGQLLTQPQLLKELWGPTHQEDTHYLRILVGKLRSKLGDNAIQPRYIATEPGVGLRFLAKQKNH encoded by the coding sequence ATGATAAGTTCAGAAACATCACCTGTAGAAACACGTATTGTGATTATTGATGATGAGCCTCAAATCCGTAAATTTCTAGACATTGCTTTAAGAACTCAAAAATACAAAACCACGCTCTGCGAAACGGGTTACAAAGGCCTAGAGGCTTTGGCAACTCAAGGGGCTGATTTGGTTATTTTAGACTTAGGCTTACCCGATTTAGATGGGAAAGAAGTGCTTCAAGAATTACGTAGCTGGTCGAATGTGCCAGTTATAGTCCTATCTGTACGCGCCGATGAATACGAAAAAGTTGCTTTGCTAGATGCTGGCGCAAATGACTACATGACCAAGCCTTTTAGTGTGCAAGAGCTTTTGGCGCGCATACGTGTCATTCTAAGAAATCAACCGATTCAGCAAGAAGCTCATGTGTATGACGATGGTTATCTCAAGGTTGATGTCATGCAACGATTAGTTTGGATTGAGCAACAGCCAATTACTTTAACTCGAAAAGAGTTTCAACTTTTGACTCTATTAATGCGTTATCAAGGACAGCTTTTAACACAGCCTCAGCTCTTAAAAGAACTATGGGGACCAACCCATCAGGAAGATACTCACTATTTACGTATTTTGGTGGGGAAGTTACGTAGTAAGTTGGGAGATAATGCGATTCAGCCACGTTATATTGCTACTGAACCAGGTGTTGGGTTACGTTTTTTAGCTAAACAGAAAAATCATTAA